Below is a genomic region from Scheffersomyces stipitis CBS 6054 chromosome 8, complete sequence.
CATAAACCCTGACAGAATGAGCCAATGCTACGAGAATAACACAGTGTGCCCTTTGTGACCGCTACGGAAAATCTACAATGATAAGGACACGGGTTCTCAAAACAAAGCGTACgctttcaacaatgacaatCAGACCGTGGCTCTCTATTGTAGTGCGAGATTTTCCAGCGTAATCAGACATCTCGTAATTACCTCTAAACGACGCTAGCGTCAGTAAATAGTCGCCCCAATACCACCATTTTTACTGTAGCTAGCTGTGCGACCTGGCTACACCTACGATTCGGAAACGCTTGCTGTATGGATCTACTGGCTATTGAAATGGTCGCAAGTTGCTAATCGTGGCAACTCGCTATCCATTGCTATCTTCCGACGGACGTAGAGCCGTGGCTCTTTGCTGTACGCCCTCTGCACGTCCATGTAGAGCCTGTATGTGGCTTTCCCACTGCATGCGTTCAGAATCAACTTTTTCACAACGTTGATCTACAAACTCTGTTGCTTTGGTTTGTGTATATGCCAGACCAATTTTATTTTACCATTTTGTTTACACAAGACAGTTTTCAAGATTATTTTTGTCACTGGCGTTTTCTTACCTGttactttttcttctgttcatATTGCTACAACGCTGTCAAGTCGAGCTTGCTGTGAGGGTGTCGAGGTCTAATTGCTCTACCACTGCTGCCGGAAACTTTGCCTTCACCACAGTCTTCGGATCTACCCTCATTTATCTGCATCCTGAACTGTAAGACTATTCGACGTCCTGATAGatcttgcaattgttgtAGTTGCACTgaagtctttctttcaagagCCAACACCATTGTTTTGCTAACAACCGTCAACCCAGTGCTATCTGTCGATTCCTAACCCCTGTATCATTATCTTCAACGCAAAGACAGACATATATATTCACCCACTCTCCTCATTGCATCTGCATTTTACGGTCTCTTCACAACATGGTGGCATCGTTCAAATCGATATACGTGCTAACGCTTCTACTCAGTGTATGCTTCGGGTTAGATCTAGGGTTCTCCCCTAAATACTATACCCATTCGGAACGAGTGGATCTTCTAGTTAACAAAGTAGAATCCGACAATACCCAGCTCCCCTTCGAGTACTACAACTTGCCCTTTGTGTGTCCACCAGGAGATACAGCCAAACCAGTACACTTGTCGCTTGGAGAAATCCTCAGAGGGGATAGAATATGGCAAAGTAACTACGAGTTATATTTCGGAGTCGACATGCCCTGTATGAGACTCTGTGACCTCATAGCCAAGGAAAGTGGATTAAAAAGAGCGGATCATTTAATCAAAAATGGCTACGTCGTTCATTGGAGTCTAGATGGTTTACCTGGAGCAACAACCTTCCAGTCTGTCACTCAGAAAACAAAGTACTATGCTGCCGGATTTCCCTTGGGTTTTGTCAAGGGAGATTTAAGTTATATATACAACCACGTCATGTTGGTCATCAGATACCATAAGGAAGGTCCTAACCAAAACTCTATTGTTGGTTTCGAAGTATACCCCAAGTCTGTGAGCAATGAACAATGCCCAGGATCTTCCAAgaactacaagaactttgCTATTACATTCAATAAAGACGCAGATGGACATATACTTCCACAGAGAACGACCATCCCATACACCTATTCCGTATACTGGAGAGAAGATAAGTCTATTGATTACGACTCACGTTGGGACTTGTACTATGAAGACGAGACTAGCAACTCGAACCACCATATCCATTGGATTTCCTTCGTCAACTCCTTGGTGTTGATTTTCTTGGGATCCTTGGTGGTAGCTGTAGTTCTTTTGAGAGTCTTGAGAAAGGATATCCAAGGAGGTCTGTTATTACCCAGTAACGAATTCGATCCATCTAACTCTTGGAAGAGTTTGGTGACAGAGGTTGCTCAAAGACCCGTATTGGCAACATCATTAACAACGTTGGCTGCCAGTGGTATACAGACTCTTATTGCCATTGTCGGAGTTATTTTTATCTTTGTGGTGAACTCGAAGTTCAGCTTCAGTAACTCTCGTTCTACTAGTACTTTTTTCAACTCACACGAAGGTGCATTTTTCTCTGTTTCattgttctttttcattGCTTCGGGATACTTTTCGTCTTACTTCGGTATTATCATCAATAAGATGTTCCATCACGATTACCTTAACCAGCCATATTCCATTAGCAAAACCATATCATTGTCGCTTCTTTTCAGTGGATTCCTTCCGTGTCTTGCTTTCAGTGTAATTTtgtttctcaacttcttcgtGTGGGCACAGGAATCTTCTACTGCTTTGCCTTTTGGTACAATCATAGTGATGGTATTATTGTTCCTCATCATCCAATGTCCTTTGGGTGTTGTTGGCGGATACCACGGAAACAGACGACAATTTGACCGCAAGtctactttcttgaagactTCCTTATTGTCTCCTACAAAGGAGAGTTTTGAGGATCTGATTAAAGCAAAACCTTCTCCTAAGAAGGTTCCGTTGATGCTCAATCCCCTTATCAGCATTGTCATTTTCGGATTAATACCGTTTGGTGTCGTGTACGTTGAATTGCTTTTCATTTTTAATTCTGTATGGTTGGAGAAAACCACTTTCTACTATATGTACAGTTTCCTTTTCGTTACCACGCTCATGTTGATAGTGATCATTGTCGAGTCAACCATTATCGCCGTATACATTTCGCTTGCGGTGTACCATAATCCACACTGGCAATGGTTGAGTTTCAGAATTGGTTCTAGTATTGGATGGTTTATCTTTGGATACTCTATCTACTACTTTATATTTTACCTAAGTGTTCACGACTTCGTCAGCAGCTTGTTGTTTTTCGGATATATGGCACTTGCATGCATAGCAGTTGGACTAGGCTGTGGTGCCGTAGGTTTATTGACTGGtttgattttcatcaatGTGATTTTCAGTGCCGTTAAAGAAGACTAAATAGCATTAATCAACAACGTTGATACCCTATAGCATATACATATCTCTTCAAAATAACAAGTGTAACTACTGTTTAACTACTGAAAACTTTGTATCTTAGTAtgtatttttttgtttctaATATTAACTATAGTAATAGTTATTGATCCGTCTAACTGGACTGTAGAAATAAATTaaaagttggaaaaaaCTGGTTAACTTGAGATTGACATAATGCATTTTGATGGTTAAGACCAAGACGTTTAATCCAAAGAGGAAGCACCAGTAATGATATCCACCAATTCATTGGTAATGACAGCTTGTCTGGTTCTGTTGTACAAAATGGAGTAAGAGTTGATCATGTCACCAGCGTTCTTGGAAGCGTTATCCATAGCGTTTCTTCTGGCAGAGACTTCAGAAGCGTATCCTTCAGCCATGGCAGTCAAGAGAGAGTTAGCCAAGGAGAATTCGGCTACGGTTTCGGAagtttcttcgttttccaaTTCGTACTTGCTCAAGCCTGGAGCCTTCTCGATGGCAGCAGCATCAACAAGGGAGAACTTAGATGGTTCAAAGGAGACGGAAGAAACAAACTTGTTGTACAAGACTTCAGTGTTTTCGTACTTGcccaacttgttgatttcgtcaGTGATGAGAGAAACTTCGTAGAAGTTAGGAGCTTCCTTACCAATTCCGTTGAAGGCCAACTTGACCTTGTCACCGTGAGTTCTTAACAATTGTTGCTTGACCTTGTCACCAACAGTAACAATATCAACGGCACCGTTTAATTCAtcgattcttcttctagcAGACTTGGAGACTTGCGAGTGGATGGAACCACACAAACCCTTGTCggaagaaacaacaacCAACAAGGTCTTTTCGGATTCAGCCTTTTCTGGTTCAGCATTAGCGTAGAATTCAGCATcagacttgttgaacactCTGGATGCAGCCATGGCTCTTTGGGCCTTGTTCAAACGTGTGGAGGCGACGATCTTCATGGTGTTGGTGATCTTCTCGATGTTCTTAATGGACTTAAGACGCATTTCGATTTCTCTCAATGTGGCATAGTTTCTAAAGATGTTAGTACATGAATTTACGATTCGATATTGAAATGGAATAGACAATGGAGAGTGACAATTGATGCTCATTATCGACAATTTGTTGCTACCAACCTTGCCAATTCTTCGCACATTCTTATAGACATAGTACTCTGTATGGATAGTATAGGCTATTGCATCGTCTTTATTGTATAAGTTGATGTTGACTCTAATAGAATGGTATATCTCACAATGCTCTCTCACAATGGACACAATTCGGATGGGTCCCGGATTCAAGATATCCAATTACAACATAGTGATTGTATTCGTCTCTTCAAGGTAGTTCTGGACCGATTGCTGACTTTTCCAGTAACTTTCGTTCTCTGTCCAAATGTCGAACTCTCGTCCAGCAAATTACAACTGGACGACTACTGAAAATCCCCATTTCTCTCAATAATCCGTTACATACCTAGCACCGTTAGCACGGGCAACCTGAGAAGCACCTAAACGAAACATGATGGTTGTGTAGTATCGATCTAATCTAAGAATAAAATTAGGATCAGATTTTCTACcttcagatttttcactttttgtGTTGGTAGGTCTCGCTCGGATTTCGAAAGTTGGTGGGTTCTCATTGGCGGACTGAATTTGATATATGTGCAGGACATTGCGAAGTGGACTTGTCTATGTAGCCAGTGCAGAATAGAAGTTGGGACTAACAATTGAAATAGCAAGAGCTTGCCTCACATTCTAGagatattgttgatggaaGGTTCGTTAGCGGACATTGATAATTAATAGTGTCTAATTTGGCgaaaagaagtagattTTTGGTTGCATCTGGagttcaagtcttcttggTTTCTGATTCGCTATTCTCACTGGAAGACTAGTCTAGAagacaaaagaaagaattcaatATAGTTATTCTCATTCATGTCAATTGAGACTTCTCAAATCcatctttcaatttcttcgttggtGTTATTTGTGTCTACATTAAGGGCACCTGTCCTTTGATTCTGGAGAatcaagttgcaaaatacGTCCATATACAGGCATTGGTTATCAGCTAGCAGTCTAGTGTTGGCTACTGGCAGCCAGAACGGACGTCTACTAAGGGGAATGATTTGTAATTCCGCTCTGGCCATGGCTACAATTCTCAAACCAAGCTAAGTTAATGTCTACAGTTGTAGAATTGACGAAATTCACGTGATCAAGTCATGGTCTACAAAGCTACACTCGAGATCGTATGAATGGTTTATTCTAAtaaacagaagaaaggaaatgAGTGATGTACAGCTGCTCTAGCCGACATCGTTAGTTGTGTATAATATGCTTGAAAAGATTTGGACCGTCTTGTTAATACATGTCGAATACAAAATATGTGGATCCTGTGATGCACGGATTTCATGTGTCGTTGACAGGTTTGTTCTCCGGCGCCAAACATGTTTAAAGTGGAGTATTGTATGTGTCTGTCAACTTCGTAGCGACGGGTGCTTCGTCATAGAACAACGGCGGAAAATCGCGTGTTTGTCCTGTCGTGGAATGCTCTACTTGGAAGGGTCGTTCTTTTGGTAACCCAAATAACCCTGCAAAGGATAGGTTTCGATCATCTTCATGTACTTCAATATCAAGGGTCTACAGTTCTTCTGGGAGTCCTCTCTGTGGTATTGCTTGCACTTTCTCAAGGCTTCGTGAGTGATTCTCAACTCGTAGGTTCTTATCCATTGTTCTCTCATCATGGATTTTCTGGCCTCATGGACTTGGGGGAATTTCTCATAGTCAATGTCGTCGAAAGACACCAATTCTGGCCTCTTGTGCTCTGCGTAGTTGTCCATACCTGAAAAGTTAGTAATCTGTAGATGTGATGAACAAATCATGAAAAGTGAAGATGAATCTAGATCCACAGACATAGAGACATacgaaatcaacaaatttcaaaattaaTGTGTTCGTGCTGTTGCGATGTTCTTAGCAACAGTCGTGTCATACTCTACATACCCATTGTGTGTTGTTCAGAGATGCTAGGAGTTATTGGATACTCTGTCTCCATACAATAATAGAGCTCAGAGTCTCATTataaaaagaagaattttaACTGGATACTCACTGGGCAGTGCACGACCAAGATTAGTTAAGTGAAGCTAGCTACTGAGAATTAGAGAGAAGTGCGAAATTTACTGAGAGACTAGCGCGGAAATTCTCAGTGCACTTTTCTCTCGATTTTGGTCAGGTGTCTGACATCACGTTCTGCTCTATCGATTTTTACACCACCCCACTACGGATTCTGATTCTCAGTCGCATTCTGTAAAAAAGGTGGAGGTTTGCAATCGAAATTTCCAGACTAGTTATACTGTGAATTTTATTGTTTGCCATTTCTTTTAAGTTAATTCTACAAAATCGTAAAAGGCTGGCGCCACTATTTACGCTCTACTCTGCTAGCCCAATTCCGTGTGTAGTGACAATGTCTGAGAAAAAAATCTCGGCCTCGGAATCTTCGCCGATCGCGTCCACGGCTGCTAAGAAgtctgaaattttcagattcaatgCTTCCTATATAGCCATTCTACACACCATTACGGCGTACTCAGCCTTCATTGCTGCATTGATCGTGGGAACATGGCTTCATTACCATAAGATTGTCCAGAACTCGTCGTTCGGCTATCCTGACGAGTGGTTCCCTTCTGTCTCGGCTACAATCGGCGATAGATACCCAGAAAGGTCGATTTTCCAGGTTCTCATCGCAGTTACAGCTGGCcctcgatttcttcttttgatctttgatttcatcaacCTTTACAGGAAAGGATCCGTGCTACCATACATTGGCTTTTTCTCGGGTCTTCTTCGTACCTTCACCTGCGGTGGATGGGTGTACATCACATCAACAGACGATCACGACTGGCACGATATCTTCATGATCAGCTACATCGTCTTGACCATTCCATGGACCGTTTGCATCACTATATTGTCTAAGCCAGGCTCATTTGAACGCCAAGGACGTTTCTATACCCTGACGTCGTTTTTCGCTATGCTCGTGCCTCTTGTCTACTGGTTCATTCAACATAAAGTCCATGTGAGACCTGGGGCCTATTCCATTTATGCCTACTTCGAATGGGCATTGATTTTGCTCGATGTAGGTTTTGATGCTTGGTCTATTGTAGACTTCAATAATATTGACATTGCCATCTCTGGTCAAGGCATTGAGCTCACTGGTGCTAAACCCAAGACTGCCGtagacaagaagaaacaagacGAGTTGCTCCACGATGAGTTCACCGATTTCGAGTTCTATATCTCCAGCATTAATGCGTTTGTCTTCTGGTCAGTAGTCActtctttatttttgtGTGTTTGGTACTTTCCCTTGTGGCATATGGGTATCTCTGGCTATGAGGCTGCGGTTTTCTCTCTCTTTTTGTCTCCCGCCATCTTGATTATCCCCTTTGTAAGAAACTTCATTTCCAACTACCCACTGCTCACGAAAACCTTAACGGTGTTGTTGGGTATTGGTGCTTACAAAGTTCACGAACCTGAAAACAGACTCCTCACCATCACTGCTGGTACTTCATTTGCCATAGTATCTTTAGTGGTAGACGTCTGGTCACTCTCTAACCAACCAAAGAAGTTTAACTCCTACATTATCTCCATCTTGATTGGTTTGTTGGGCACTTCAGtattcaagttcttgtgcttttccaacaacCCAATTTGGCCCATTATGCACAAGGAAAACGGTGGTTACAACGAAGTGGGAATCTTTGTAGGTTTGATAGGTGCATTCTTTACTCCGCAGCTTCATCTGATAAACTCTACAACTCATAATGTGAAGAGAGCTGGTGGATCGTTCTTCCTTGCTGCTTTGGGAATTGGTGGttacttcttctccatcgAATCTTACTTGAGTGACACATCTACGTTGGCACTCTGGACTTGGGAAGGATACCCAGTAAAGGGACCTCTTCCCGTTACTGGTGctcttttcaatattggaGCGGTTGTTTTAGGTGTTCTCGCGGCCATTTCAATCCCATCTAAGTTTTTCAGCAACAAGTTCTACAACTGGTTCATTGGTGGCGGTAGTGCATTTGTTCTCTACTATTACAAGGGCTGGACTGGGTATGCTGGAGCTACTGTATATTCATTTTACTTGACTTCTATTGCTCCATTGATTTGGCAGTCTTCTATTGGCTATAACCCAAGCTTGTTGTTCTTTGTAGGCTTCTTCGTTCACGTCTTCCTCGGCTTGGCTAGTACGTGGATTGTTGCATATGCTTTCGTTCCAGGTGGACCATTATTGAGAGAGAGAACTGATATCATCTTGGGAACATCCTTTGTTCTGATCTTAGCTGGAATTTGGAATTACAACTTGAGGCGTCGTAGTGGTGAAGCTGTCAAGATTGACTTCCATGGTAAGAAATTGTTTAGACAGGCTTGGACAATCTTGACTGTTTTGTTAGctatttctatttctgctttcttccaaagataTGCTGTTGAATCATTCAAGCCATATAATGCCGAGTCTAAATCGTTTACCACTGGTATCTGGTGTGTT
It encodes:
- a CDS encoding predicted protein (go_component integral to membrane~go_function transporter activity~go_process transport), with the translated sequence MVASFKSIYVLTLLLSVCFGLDLGFSPKYYTHSERVDLLVNKVESDNTQLPFEYYNLPFVCPPGDTAKPVHLSLGEILRGDRIWQSNYELYFGVDMPCMRLCDLIAKESGLKRADHLIKNGYVVHWSLDGLPGATTFQSVTQKTKYYAAGFPLGFVKGDLSYIYNHVMLVIRYHKEGPNQNSIVGFEVYPKSVSNEQCPGSSKNYKNFAITFNKDADGHILPQRTTIPYTYSVYWREDKSIDYDSRWDLYYEDETSNSNHHIHWISFVNSLVLIFLGSLVVAVVLLRVLRKDIQGGSLLPSNEFDPSNSWKSLVTEVAQRPVLATSLTTLAASGIQTLIAIVGVIFIFVVNSKFSFSNSRSTSTFFNSHEGAFFSVSLFFFIASGYFSSYFGIIINKMFHHDYLNQPYSISKTISLSLLFSGFLPCLAFSVILFLNFFVWAQESSTALPFGTIIVMVLLFLIIQCPLGVVGGYHGNRRQFDRKSTFLKTSLLSPTKESFEDSIKAKPSPKKVPLMLNPLISIVIFGLIPFGVVYVELLFIFNSVWLEKTTFYYMYSFLFVTTLMLIVIIVESTIIAVYISLAVYHNPHWQWLSFRIGSSIGWFIFGYSIYYFIFYLSVHDFVSSLLFFGYMALACIAVGLGCGAVGLLTGLIFINVIFSAVKED
- the ATP3 gene encoding ATP synthase gamma subunit (ATP synthase gamma chain, mitochondrial precursor~go_function hydrogen-transporting ATP synthase activity, rotational mechanism; hydrogen-transporting ATPase activity, rotational mechanism~go_component membrane; proton-transporting two-sector ATPase complex~go_process ATP synthesis coupled proton transport) codes for the protein MRLKSIKNIEKITNTMKIVASTRLNKAQRAMAASRVFNKSDAEFYANAEPEKAESEKTLLVVVSSDKGLCGSIHSQVSKSARRRIDELNGAVDIVTVGDKVKQQLLRTHGDKVKLAFNGIGKEAPNFYEVSLITDEINKLGKYENTEVLYNKFVSSVSFEPSKFSLVDAAAIEKAPGLSKYELENEETSETVAEFSLANSLLTAMAEGYASEVSARRNAMDNASKNAGDMINSYSILYNRTRQAVITNELVDIITGASSLD
- a CDS encoding predicted protein is translated as MMREQWIRTYELRITHEALRKCKQYHREDSQKNCRPLILKYMKMIETYPLQGYLGYQKNDPSK
- a CDS encoding predicted protein, with the translated sequence MSEKKISASESSPIASTAAKKSEIFRFNASYIAILHTITAYSAFIAALIVGTWLHYHKIVQNSSFGYPDEWFPSVSATIGDRYPERSIFQVLIAVTAGPRFLLLIFDFINLYRKGSVLPYIGFFSGLLRTFTCGGWVYITSTDDHDWHDIFMISYIVLTIPWTVCITILSKPGSFERQGRFYTSTSFFAMLVPLVYWFIQHKVHVRPGAYSIYAYFEWALILLDVGFDAWSIVDFNNIDIAISGQGIELTGAKPKTAVDKKKQDELLHDEFTDFEFYISSINAFVFWSVVTSLFLCVWYFPLWHMGISGYEAAVFSLFLSPAILIIPFVRNFISNYPSLTKTLTVLLGIGAYKVHEPENRLLTITAGTSFAIVSLVVDVWSLSNQPKKFNSYIISILIGLLGTSVFKFLCFSNNPIWPIMHKENGGYNEVGIFVGLIGAFFTPQLHSINSTTHNVKRAGGSFFLAALGIGGYFFSIESYLSDTSTLALWTWEGYPVKGPLPVTGALFNIGAVVLGVLAAISIPSKFFSNKFYNWFIGGGSAFVLYYYKGWTGYAGATVYSFYLTSIAPLIWQSSIGYNPSLLFFVGFFVHVFLGLASTWIVAYAFVPGGPLLRERTDIILGTSFVSILAGIWNYNLRRRSGEAVKIDFHGKKLFRQAWTILTVLLAISISAFFQRYAVESFKPYNAESKSFTTGIWCVHFGLDNDMWSSEVRMRDLIRDAEIDIIGLLETDTQRLIGGNRDFTQRIAEDLGMYADYGPGPNKHTWGAALLSKFPIIESSHHLLPSPVGELAPAIHATLDIYGELVDVVVFHSGQEEDVEDRRLQSLGIQEIMGNSTRPLVLLSYLVTTPLEGNYNTYVSEKSRMYDIDNSDWDRWCEYILFRELKKVAYARISRSTITDTELQVAKFKLLTNEEKQEIDEPFLYGNNYVNEDEIDQNLRMPQIFRGDGVRGHRYHVFDEPRYFAQEKN